A portion of the Tiliqua scincoides isolate rTilSci1 chromosome 3, rTilSci1.hap2, whole genome shotgun sequence genome contains these proteins:
- the SCD gene encoding stearoyl-CoA desaturase, whose product MPALLSQEELSSNFSTTTAFAHITQNGTANKVKDQPTYEDLMADRGMTDDIFDETYREKEGPKPARIYVWRNIILMALLHLTALYAIWFIPAAKPITLAWASLCFVLSGLGVTAGAHRLWSHRSYKASLPLRIFLAVINSMAFQNDIYEWARDHRVHHKFSETDADPHNASRGFFFSHIGWLLVRKHPDVIEKGRKLDLSDLKADKVVMFQRRHYKISVVIMCFIFPAVVPYYFWGETFFNSFLLASILRYALILNATWLVNSAAHMFGNRPYDQTINPRENHFVVLGALGEGFHNYHHTFPFDYSTSEFGWRVNFTTAFIDVMCYLGLASDCKKVRKETIMARKIRTGDGSHKTG is encoded by the exons CTCTCCTCAAATTTCTCCACCACCACTGCCTTTGCTCATATCACCCAGAATGGGACAGCTAATAAGGTGAAGGACCAACCCACATATGAGGACCTGATGGCTGACAGAGGCATGACAGATGACATTTTTGATGAGACATATCGTGAGAAAGAGGGCCCCAAGCCTGCCAGGATTTATGTCTGGAGAAACATCATCCTCATGGCCCTGCTCCACTTAACTGCCCTCTATGCCATATGGTTCATACCTGCAGCAAAACCGATCACCTTGGCATGGG CATCACTATGCTTTGTCTTGAGTGGTTTGGGAGTCACAGCTGGGGCACATCGTCTTTGGAGTCACCGATCTTACAAAGCCAGCTTGCCTCTCCGAATCTTCTTGGCTGTGATCAATTCTATGGCTTTCCAG AATGATATTTATGAGTGGGCCAGAGACCACCGTGTCCACCACAAATTCTCTGAAACAGATGCAGACCCCCATAATGCCAGCAGGGGCTTTTTCTTCTCTCACATTGGCTGGTTGCTTGTACGCAAACACCCTGATGTCATAGAGAAGGGCCGGAAGTTGGATCTCTCAGACCTGAAGGCAGACAAAGTTGTGATGTTCCAAAGGAG GCATTACAAGATCTCCGTGGTGATCATGTGCTTCATTTTCCCTGCTGTTGTGCCTTACTACTTCTGGGGAGAAACCTTCTTCAATAGCTTCttactggcctccatcctccgcTACGCGTTGATCCTGAATGCCACTTGGCTGGTGAACAGTGCAGCTCATATGTTTGGCAACCGGCCATATGATCAGACCATCAACCCCAGAGAAAACCACTTTGTCGTATTGGGAGCCTTAG GTGAGGGCTTCCACAACTACCACCACACCTTCCCTTTTGATTACTCTACTAGTGAGTTTGGCTGGCGAGTGAACTTCACTACAGCTTTCATCGATGTCATGTGTTACCTAGGCTTGGCCAGTGACTGCAAGAAAGTGAGAAAGGAGACCATCATGGCCCGAAAAATTCGAACTGGTGATGGTAGTCACAAGACTGGCTGA